From a single Sus scrofa isolate TJ Tabasco breed Duroc unplaced genomic scaffold, Sscrofa11.1 Contig693, whole genome shotgun sequence genomic region:
- the LOC110259049 gene encoding olfactory receptor 2J3-like: VKGVNDDGKTQCNFWRLLGFSNWPRVEVVLFVVVLMFYLMTLTGNLFVIILSYLDSHLHTPMYFFLSNLSFLDLYQLHPPVAGCELLVVMSCDRYAAVCRPLRYTVLMHPRFCHLLAVASWTANELALMVRSSVFVVIPVILILSSYGAIARAVLRMQSTAGLQKVFGSCGAHLLVVSLFLIPGMFIYLQPPSGGSQDQGEFIALFYTVVPPSLNL; the protein is encoded by the exons GTAAAAGGAGTGAATGATGATGGAAAAACTCAATGCAACTTCTGGAGGCTACTAGGTTTTTCTAATTGGCCTCGTGTGGAAGTAGTACTCTTTGTGGTTGTCTTGATGTTTTACTTGATGACATTGACAGGCAACCTGTTCGTCATTATCTTATCATACCTGGACTCCCATCTgcacactcccatgtacttcttcctctcaaacctgtcttttctggatctctACCAGCTTCATCCCCCAGTTGCTG GATGTGAGCTGCTGGTGGTGATGTCCTGTGACCGTTATGCAGCTGTATGTAGACCTTTGCGTTACACTGTCCTCATGCACCCTCGTTTCTGCCAtctgttggctgtggcttcttGG ACAGCTAATGAGCTGGCCCTCATGGTCAGGAGCTCCGTTTTTGTTGTCATACCTGTCATCCTCATTCTCAGCTCCTATGGTGCCATTGCCCGtgctgtgctgaggatgcagtcAACAGCTGGACTTCAGAAAGTCTTTGGGTCATGTGGAGCCCATCTTCTGGTTGTGTCCCTGTTTCTCATTCCAGGAATGTTTATATATCTCCAGCCCCCATCAGGAGGTTCTCAAGATCAAGGAGAGTTCATTGCCCTTTTTTATACTGTTGTCCCACCTAGCCTCAACCTCTAA